Proteins from a single region of Pseudomonas ekonensis:
- the nuoN gene encoding NADH-quinone oxidoreductase subunit NuoN has protein sequence MEFTIQHFIALAPLLITSLTIIVVMLAIAWRRNHSQTFLISVAGLNLALLSILPALKVAPLAVTPLLQIDTFACLYMALILVATLACVTLAHAYLGDGGSGYPGNREELYLLILMAAAGGLVLVSAQHLAGLFIGLELLSVPVYGLVAYAFFNKRSLEAGIKYMVLSAAGSAFLLFGMALLYADAGSLSFNGIGQALAATGLPSSMAQLGLGMMLIGLAFKLSLVPFHLWTPDVYEGAPAPVAAFLATASKVAVFAVMVRLFQISPAASSGVLSNVLTVIAIASILFGNLLALTQSNLKRLLGYSSIAHFGYLLIALVASKGLAVEAIGVYLVTYVITSLGAFGVITLMSSPYNGRDADALYEYRGLFWRRPYLTAVLTVMMLSLAGIPLTAGFIGKFYIIATGVESHQWWLVGSLVLGSAIGVFYYLRVMVTLYLIEPNLRRHDAQLHWEQKAGGVMLLAIAVLAFFLGLYPQPLLNLVQQSGLAG, from the coding sequence ATGGAATTCACGATCCAACACTTTATTGCGCTAGCGCCACTGTTGATCACCAGCCTCACCATCATCGTGGTGATGCTGGCCATCGCCTGGCGCCGCAACCACTCGCAGACCTTCCTGATTTCGGTGGCGGGCCTGAACCTGGCGTTGCTGTCGATCCTGCCGGCACTCAAAGTCGCGCCCCTGGCCGTGACCCCGCTGCTGCAGATCGACACGTTCGCCTGCCTGTACATGGCGCTGATCCTGGTCGCCACCCTCGCCTGCGTCACCCTCGCCCACGCCTACCTGGGCGACGGCGGTTCGGGTTACCCGGGCAACCGTGAAGAACTGTACCTGCTGATCCTGATGGCCGCCGCCGGCGGTCTGGTCCTGGTCAGCGCACAGCACCTGGCCGGCCTGTTCATCGGCCTGGAACTGCTGTCGGTGCCGGTTTACGGTCTGGTGGCCTACGCCTTCTTCAACAAGCGCTCGCTGGAAGCCGGCATCAAGTACATGGTGCTGTCGGCGGCCGGTTCCGCGTTCCTGCTGTTCGGCATGGCCTTGCTCTACGCCGACGCCGGCTCCCTGAGCTTCAACGGCATCGGCCAGGCGCTGGCCGCCACCGGCCTGCCGAGCTCGATGGCCCAGTTGGGCCTGGGCATGATGCTGATCGGCCTGGCGTTCAAGCTGTCGCTGGTGCCGTTCCACCTGTGGACCCCGGACGTGTACGAAGGTGCTCCGGCGCCGGTGGCCGCGTTCCTGGCCACCGCGTCGAAAGTGGCCGTGTTCGCCGTGATGGTGCGCCTGTTCCAGATCTCCCCTGCCGCCAGCAGCGGCGTGCTGAGCAACGTGCTGACCGTCATCGCCATCGCCTCGATCCTGTTCGGCAACCTGCTGGCCCTGACCCAGAGCAACCTCAAGCGTCTGCTCGGCTACTCGTCCATCGCGCACTTCGGCTACCTGCTGATCGCGCTGGTGGCGAGCAAGGGCCTGGCGGTGGAAGCCATCGGCGTGTACCTGGTCACCTACGTGATCACCAGCCTCGGCGCGTTCGGCGTGATCACCCTGATGTCCTCGCCGTACAACGGCCGTGACGCCGACGCCCTGTACGAGTACCGCGGCCTGTTCTGGCGCCGTCCGTACCTGACCGCCGTGCTGACCGTGATGATGCTGTCCCTGGCCGGCATCCCGCTGACCGCCGGCTTCATCGGCAAGTTCTACATCATCGCCACCGGTGTCGAGTCGCACCAATGGTGGCTGGTCGGCTCGCTGGTGCTGGGCAGTGCCATCGGCGTGTTCTACTACCTGCGCGTGATGGTCACCCTGTACCTGATCGAACCGAACCTGCGCCGTCACGACGCCCAGCTGCACTGGGAACAGAAGGCAGGCGGCGTGATGCTGCTGGCCATCGCCGTCCTGGCGTTCTTCCTCGGCCTGTACCCTCAGCCGCTGCTGAACCTGGTTCAGCAATCGGGTCTGGCGGGCTGA
- a CDS encoding RES family NAD+ phosphorylase, whose amino-acid sequence MNPLPWDGKWYAWRLDREVYKETWDSGIGAQRSGGRWNPPGRRVIYASADPSTAILEVAAHLGFDALDTVAHVLTCFEVRDPSTIKVVQPEDVPNPNWLIPTQPSPNQQLFAEKLLAQHPFVLIPSAVTRHSWNLLVSCDLAADQFTLVSQERFGLDTRLV is encoded by the coding sequence GTGAATCCCTTGCCCTGGGACGGCAAGTGGTACGCCTGGCGTCTGGACCGTGAGGTCTACAAGGAAACATGGGACAGCGGCATCGGTGCGCAACGCTCCGGCGGCCGCTGGAACCCGCCCGGTCGCCGGGTGATCTACGCATCGGCCGATCCGTCGACCGCCATTCTGGAGGTCGCGGCCCACCTGGGCTTCGATGCGCTGGACACCGTTGCGCACGTGCTCACCTGTTTCGAAGTGCGGGATCCCTCGACGATCAAGGTCGTCCAGCCCGAAGACGTCCCCAATCCCAACTGGCTCATTCCGACCCAACCTTCCCCCAATCAGCAACTGTTCGCCGAGAAGCTGCTGGCGCAACATCCCTTTGTGCTCATCCCGTCGGCCGTGACACGGCATTCGTGGAACCTGCTGGTGAGCTGCGATCTGGCGGCGGATCAATTCACCCTGGTCTCGCAGGAGCGTTTCGGTCTGGATACGCGGTTGGTCTAG
- a CDS encoding DUF2790 domain-containing protein produces MKAIRSIVFAGAMAMSLNALAEGGGDRTFERALGANAKAMEQYAASQGKAAPVVKAYEYGMKLDVVKVVSVVRPQTACAVVPTAMTYEDSQGQLNTVTYTVAGDCRKRGG; encoded by the coding sequence ATGAAAGCCATCCGATCGATTGTGTTCGCCGGTGCCATGGCGATGTCCCTGAATGCGTTGGCCGAAGGCGGCGGTGACCGTACGTTCGAAAGGGCCCTCGGCGCCAATGCCAAAGCCATGGAGCAGTACGCAGCCAGCCAAGGCAAAGCGGCGCCGGTGGTGAAGGCCTATGAGTACGGGATGAAGCTGGACGTGGTCAAGGTGGTGAGCGTCGTGCGCCCGCAGACAGCCTGCGCGGTGGTGCCGACGGCGATGACCTACGAGGACTCGCAGGGCCAGCTCAACACGGTCACGTACACCGTGGCGGGCGATTGCCGCAAACGGGGAGGGTGA
- the parS gene encoding type II RES/Xre toxin-antitoxin system antitoxin — translation MSTVTTASVPRVRKTLRRPTEVLLHGRKGDTRLSILKFTNEGFSLSAVKDMLALSALYMEHDLVQRITGKSIRTVQRLAKETGSVRLNPQQSAVAFQYAQVLEHATEVFGNQQLAEDWLKKPCKYLDGNVPLELVDNPLGFQVVEDYLTRIEHGVYQ, via the coding sequence ATGTCCACGGTTACAACGGCCTCGGTCCCGAGGGTGCGCAAGACCCTCAGAAGGCCGACCGAGGTGCTGCTTCATGGCCGCAAGGGCGACACGCGCCTGTCGATCCTCAAGTTCACCAACGAGGGTTTCAGCCTGAGTGCGGTCAAGGACATGCTGGCCCTGTCGGCGCTGTACATGGAGCACGACCTTGTCCAGCGCATCACGGGCAAGTCCATCCGCACCGTCCAGCGCCTGGCGAAGGAGACCGGTTCGGTTCGCCTGAACCCGCAGCAAAGCGCCGTCGCTTTCCAGTACGCGCAAGTGCTGGAACACGCCACCGAGGTGTTCGGCAATCAGCAGTTGGCCGAAGACTGGCTGAAGAAACCCTGCAAGTACCTGGACGGCAATGTGCCGCTGGAGCTGGTCGACAACCCGCTGGGCTTCCAGGTGGTGGAGGATTACCTGACCCGGATCGAGCACGGGGTCTATCAGTGA
- a CDS encoding helix-turn-helix domain-containing protein, which produces MKRDIFSELMNGVEALADERQSKITLRTHKVQLPKLVPVTADELIAIRQQLNLSRSVFAMYLRTNTRTLENWEQGRATPNAQATTLIRLVERFPQTIEQLAALT; this is translated from the coding sequence ATGAAACGTGACATTTTTTCCGAACTGATGAATGGCGTCGAAGCCTTGGCCGACGAGCGCCAAAGCAAGATCACACTGCGGACCCACAAGGTTCAGTTGCCGAAACTGGTGCCTGTCACCGCCGATGAGTTGATCGCTATCCGTCAACAGCTCAACCTCTCGCGCTCGGTGTTCGCGATGTACCTGCGTACCAACACCCGAACGCTCGAGAACTGGGAACAGGGACGGGCAACCCCCAATGCCCAGGCCACCACCCTGATTCGCCTGGTCGAGCGCTTTCCGCAGACGATCGAACAACTTGCAGCCCTGACCTGA
- a CDS encoding TolC family protein yields MPGLIERTARLRLKNTRRVLHAAGFLLWGGCAMAAVSPGPALTLDQALQTAFAGNPELAAAGWEIGIAAGERQQAGLVPNPQVSWEAEDTRRESRTTTVTLSQPIELGGKRGARIDVASRAQDAAGIELERKRLGLRADVIQAYTAVQTAQQRLQLSRQSQALAEHGLRVAQGRIGAGKSSPVEGTRAEVQLSQVRLELSRAERDRANAWQQLAQVMGAPLPEAAEVPAAAAALPAVPPSSRLLGRLNETAELRLAALQIDQREASLGLEKAQRIPDLTVSVGSQYSETERERVNVVGLSLPIPLFNRNQGNVLAAARRADQARDLRNATELRLRTEVQTALEQWQTANGEAQAFDRNILPAAQRAVDSATRGFEMGKFAFLDVLDAQRTLIDARTQYVQAVADASDARVRIERIFGDLGALAASR; encoded by the coding sequence TTGCCCGGTTTAATTGAACGGACGGCGCGCCTGCGCCTGAAAAACACGCGGCGGGTGTTGCATGCCGCCGGCTTCCTGCTGTGGGGCGGCTGCGCCATGGCGGCCGTTTCGCCGGGCCCGGCGTTGACGCTTGACCAGGCCCTGCAAACGGCCTTCGCCGGCAACCCCGAGTTGGCCGCGGCCGGCTGGGAAATCGGCATCGCCGCAGGCGAGCGGCAGCAGGCGGGGCTGGTCCCGAACCCGCAAGTGTCTTGGGAAGCGGAAGACACCCGCCGCGAGTCGCGCACCACCACGGTGACCCTCAGCCAGCCGATCGAACTGGGCGGCAAGCGCGGGGCGCGGATCGATGTGGCGAGCCGCGCCCAGGACGCCGCCGGCATCGAGCTGGAGCGCAAGCGCCTCGGCCTGCGCGCCGACGTGATCCAGGCCTATACCGCCGTGCAGACGGCGCAGCAACGGCTGCAACTGTCCCGTCAGTCGCAGGCCTTGGCCGAGCACGGCCTGCGGGTGGCGCAGGGGCGGATCGGGGCAGGCAAGTCGTCGCCGGTCGAAGGCACGCGGGCCGAGGTGCAATTGTCGCAAGTGCGCCTGGAGCTGAGCCGGGCTGAGCGCGACCGGGCCAATGCCTGGCAGCAGTTGGCGCAGGTGATGGGCGCGCCGTTGCCGGAGGCGGCCGAGGTGCCGGCCGCAGCGGCCGCGCTGCCGGCGGTTCCGCCGTCGTCCCGGTTGCTCGGGCGCCTGAACGAGACCGCCGAGCTGCGCCTGGCGGCGTTGCAGATCGACCAGCGCGAAGCCTCGCTGGGGCTGGAGAAGGCCCAGCGGATTCCGGACCTGACCGTCAGCGTCGGCAGCCAGTACAGCGAAACGGAACGCGAACGGGTCAACGTCGTCGGGCTGTCGCTGCCCATTCCGCTGTTCAACCGCAACCAGGGCAACGTGTTGGCCGCCGCACGCCGCGCCGATCAGGCCCGGGACCTGCGCAACGCCACGGAGCTGCGCCTGCGCACCGAAGTCCAGACGGCGCTGGAGCAATGGCAGACCGCCAACGGCGAAGCGCAGGCGTTCGACCGGAACATTCTGCCGGCCGCACAACGTGCCGTGGACAGCGCCACCCGCGGCTTCGAAATGGGCAAGTTCGCTTTTCTCGATGTGCTCGACGCCCAGCGCACCTTGATCGACGCCCGCACCCAATACGTCCAGGCCGTGGCCGACGCGAGCGACGCCCGGGTGCGCATCGAGCGCATTTTCGGCGATCTCGGCGCGCTCGCCGCCAGTCGCTGA
- a CDS encoding efflux RND transporter periplasmic adaptor subunit codes for MDKKLMAVAAATLSLGIGIGALWVGNLSEGAHADEAAEHAEHAAQSAAAEGGHDEGEEGQLILSAEQIAASGIQLARAQPAGLSLGLPFPGEVRFDEDRTAHVVPRVPGVVESVPVVLGQPVKKGQLLAVIASQQISDQRSEQAAAQRRLALARTTYEREKQLWQDKISAEQDFLQARQALEEAEIALANARQKISVLSGSMAAAGGNRYELRAPFDGVVVEKHLTPGEVVDETTNAFTLSDLSRVWVTFGVSPKDLNRVQVGKPVTVSAPELNAEVAGTVAYVGNLLGEQTRTATVRVTLANPQGAWRPGLFVTALVATDSRQVKVAVPEAAVQTVEDQPTVFVRTGDGFKAQTVALGSRAAGLVEITEGLEAGAQVAAAGSFILKSELGKASAEHAH; via the coding sequence ATGGATAAAAAACTGATGGCGGTCGCGGCGGCGACCTTGAGCCTGGGCATCGGAATCGGCGCGTTGTGGGTGGGCAACCTGTCCGAGGGTGCCCACGCCGACGAGGCGGCCGAGCACGCGGAGCATGCTGCCCAAAGCGCAGCGGCCGAAGGCGGGCACGATGAAGGCGAAGAAGGGCAACTGATCCTGAGTGCCGAACAGATCGCCGCGTCGGGCATTCAACTGGCCCGGGCCCAGCCGGCGGGGCTGAGCTTGGGCTTGCCGTTCCCCGGCGAAGTGCGCTTCGACGAAGACCGCACCGCGCACGTCGTGCCGAGGGTGCCCGGCGTTGTGGAGTCAGTGCCGGTGGTGCTGGGCCAGCCGGTGAAGAAGGGCCAGTTGCTGGCGGTGATCGCCAGTCAGCAGATCTCCGATCAGCGCAGCGAGCAGGCGGCGGCGCAACGCCGCCTGGCGTTGGCGCGCACGACCTATGAACGGGAGAAGCAGTTGTGGCAGGACAAGATCTCCGCCGAGCAGGATTTCCTTCAGGCCCGCCAGGCACTGGAAGAGGCCGAGATCGCCCTGGCCAACGCCCGGCAGAAAATCAGCGTGCTCAGCGGCAGCATGGCCGCTGCCGGAGGCAACCGCTATGAGCTGCGCGCGCCGTTCGACGGCGTGGTGGTGGAGAAACACCTGACGCCGGGCGAGGTGGTCGACGAGACCACCAACGCCTTCACCCTGTCGGACCTGTCGCGGGTGTGGGTGACCTTCGGCGTTTCGCCCAAGGACCTGAACCGGGTGCAGGTGGGCAAGCCGGTGACCGTCAGCGCGCCGGAGCTGAACGCCGAAGTGGCGGGCACCGTGGCTTACGTCGGCAATCTGCTCGGCGAGCAGACGCGCACCGCGACGGTCCGCGTGACCCTGGCCAACCCGCAGGGCGCCTGGCGTCCGGGGCTGTTCGTGACGGCGCTGGTGGCCACCGACAGCCGGCAGGTCAAGGTGGCCGTGCCGGAGGCCGCGGTCCAGACCGTGGAAGACCAGCCCACGGTGTTCGTGCGCACCGGCGACGGCTTCAAGGCGCAAACGGTGGCGCTGGGCAGCCGCGCCGCCGGGCTGGTGGAAATCACCGAAGGGCTGGAGGCGGGCGCGCAGGTCGCCGCCGCCGGCAGCTTCATTCTCAAATCGGAATTGGGCAAGGCCTCGGCCGAGCACGCTCACTGA
- a CDS encoding co-regulatory protein PtrA N-terminal domain-containing protein codes for MKPVQIGAFLAALAVSSLAMAEGGGDRTFERMMTANDRSVELFVAKEKAREPVVVNEKKDDATQDL; via the coding sequence ATGAAACCTGTACAGATCGGTGCCTTTCTGGCTGCGTTGGCGGTGTCTTCCCTGGCCATGGCCGAAGGCGGCGGCGACCGGACGTTCGAGCGGATGATGACGGCCAACGACCGTTCGGTGGAGCTGTTCGTCGCCAAGGAAAAGGCCCGCGAACCTGTGGTCGTCAACGAGAAGAAAGACGACGCCACCCAAGACCTGTAA
- a CDS encoding OprD family porin — translation MVNNSRMSMAALAVVVGSGPTSALAQEKAEGFIEGSSLTVLNRNYYFNRDHRDGQSSPTGNGYSEAWAHAVISKFESGFTQGTVGVGVDAFAMIGLKLDTGDGRNGGRSSFDVLPVNSDGEARDEYTKVGGAAKVRAFDTVVKIGDVFPANPVVAAGDSRLLPESFRGVTATNTSIEGLSIQGGRLHAMSQPVSSDMRDNFATFYAGPVNSPWIAYGGGDYALNKNLSFSLYSSRLKDAWNQYYAGTAWTYPLSDDLSLFGGLNYYKAVDEGKQLLGKFDNDIWSGRIGVKLGAHSVALSHQRNNGDDDFDYLRQSDSIFLDNSIQYSDFNSPKERSWMVRYDLDMSAYGVPGLSFMTRYARGTDADYSNANAVYMRRDAEGNPLTDQKRWERDIEVKYVVQSGSFKDMSLRLRQATTRATAFESDLDEVRVIVEYPLAIL, via the coding sequence ATGGTTAACAATTCAAGAATGTCGATGGCCGCATTGGCCGTGGTTGTCGGCTCCGGACCGACCAGCGCGCTTGCGCAGGAAAAGGCCGAGGGTTTCATCGAAGGCAGCAGCCTGACGGTGCTCAACCGCAACTACTACTTCAACCGCGATCACCGCGACGGCCAGTCCAGCCCCACCGGCAACGGCTATTCCGAAGCCTGGGCCCATGCCGTCATCAGCAAGTTCGAATCCGGTTTCACCCAGGGCACCGTCGGGGTCGGGGTGGATGCTTTCGCGATGATCGGCCTGAAGCTCGATACCGGTGACGGCCGCAACGGCGGCCGCAGTTCGTTCGATGTGTTGCCGGTCAACAGTGACGGTGAAGCAAGGGACGAATACACCAAGGTCGGCGGCGCCGCCAAGGTGCGGGCGTTCGATACCGTGGTGAAAATCGGCGACGTGTTCCCGGCCAACCCGGTCGTGGCAGCGGGCGATTCGCGTTTGCTGCCCGAGAGCTTTCGCGGTGTCACGGCGACCAACACCAGCATCGAAGGCCTGTCGATCCAGGGCGGCCGGTTGCATGCGATGAGCCAACCGGTCTCCAGCGACATGCGCGACAACTTCGCGACCTTCTATGCCGGCCCGGTCAACTCGCCCTGGATCGCTTACGGCGGCGGCGATTATGCGCTGAACAAGAACCTGAGCTTCAGCCTGTACTCCAGTCGCCTCAAAGATGCCTGGAACCAGTACTACGCCGGCACCGCCTGGACGTATCCGCTGTCGGACGACCTGTCGCTGTTCGGTGGCCTGAACTATTACAAGGCGGTCGATGAGGGCAAACAGCTGCTCGGCAAGTTCGACAACGACATCTGGAGCGGCCGGATCGGCGTGAAGCTCGGCGCGCACTCCGTGGCCCTGTCGCACCAGCGCAACAACGGCGACGACGACTTCGACTACCTGCGCCAGTCAGACTCGATCTTCCTCGACAACTCCATCCAGTACAGCGACTTCAACTCGCCCAAGGAGCGCTCGTGGATGGTGCGCTACGACCTCGACATGAGCGCCTACGGCGTACCCGGCTTGTCGTTCATGACCCGCTATGCCCGCGGCACCGACGCCGACTACTCCAACGCCAACGCCGTGTACATGCGCCGAGACGCCGAGGGTAATCCGTTGACCGACCAGAAGCGCTGGGAACGGGACATCGAAGTGAAATACGTGGTGCAGAGCGGCTCGTTCAAGGACATGTCGCTGCGCCTGCGTCAGGCCACGACCCGCGCCACGGCGTTCGAGTCGGATCTGGATGAGGTACGCGTGATTGTCGAGTATCCGCTGGCGATCCTCTGA
- a CDS encoding CusA/CzcA family heavy metal efflux RND transporter, producing the protein MFERLIQFAIEQRFIVLLAVLLMAGLGVASYQKLPIDAVPDITNVQVQINTGAAGFSPLETEQRITFPIETAMAGLPALEQTRSLSRSGLSQVTVIFKDGTDLFFARQLVNERLQAAKEQLPEGVEAVMGPISTGLGEIFLWTVEARDGALKDDGTAYTPTDLRVIQDWIIKPQLRNVPGVAEINTIGGFAKEYQIAPDPKRLAAHKLTLTDLVTALERNNANVGAGYIERSGEQLLIRAPGQVASTEDIANIVMANVDGTPIRVRNVATVDIGRELRSGAATENGREVVLGTVFMLIGENSRTVSRAVAGKLEQINRSLPKGVVAVPVYDRTHLVDKAIATVKKNLVEGAVLVIAILFLFLGNIRAALITAMVIPLSMLFTFTGMFTNKVSANLMSLGALDFGIIVDGAVVIVENTLRRLAHAQQHHGRLLTRSERFHEVFAAAKEARRPLIFGQLIIMVVYLPIFALSGVEGKMFHPMAFTVVIALLGAMLLSVTFVPAAIALFVTGKVKEEEGAVMRGARRAYAPALAWVMGHRKAALGLALGVVVFSGAVAARMGSEFVPSLSEGDFALQALRVPGTSLTQSVDMQQRLETLILGKVPEVERVFARTGTAEIASDPMPPNISDSYVMLKPKDQWPDPGKSRDTLMAELQQAAATLPGSNYELSQPIQLRFNELISGVRSDVAVKVFGDDMDVLNATAAKIAASMQKVSGASEVKVEQTTGLPVLTINIDRDKAARYGLNVGDVQDTIAVAVGGRQAGTLYEGDRRFDMVVRLSDAMRKDIDGLSALLIPVPALNGAADRVGFIALKEVASLDLVLGPNQVSRENGKRLVIVSANVRGRDIGSFVSEAAEAIGRDVQVPAGYWTSWGGQFEQLQSAAKRLQVVVPVALLLVFGLLFMMFNNLKDGLLVFTGIPFALTGGVMALWLRDIPLSISAGVGFIALSGVAVLNGLVMIAFIRNLREEGRSLAEAIDEGALTRLRPVLMTALVASLGFIPMALATGTGAEVQRPLATVVIGGILSSTVLTLLILPLLYRLAHRRDEDATPGR; encoded by the coding sequence ATGTTTGAACGCCTGATCCAGTTCGCCATCGAGCAGCGCTTCATCGTGCTGCTCGCCGTATTGCTCATGGCCGGCCTCGGCGTCGCCAGCTATCAGAAGCTGCCGATCGACGCGGTGCCGGACATCACCAACGTCCAGGTGCAGATCAACACCGGCGCCGCCGGGTTCTCGCCGCTGGAGACCGAGCAGCGCATCACGTTCCCCATCGAGACGGCGATGGCCGGATTGCCGGCGCTGGAGCAGACCCGTTCGCTGTCGCGCTCGGGCCTCTCGCAGGTCACGGTGATCTTCAAGGACGGCACCGACCTGTTCTTCGCCCGGCAACTGGTCAACGAGCGCCTGCAAGCGGCCAAGGAACAGTTGCCCGAAGGCGTGGAGGCGGTGATGGGGCCGATCTCCACGGGCCTGGGCGAGATCTTCCTGTGGACGGTGGAGGCCCGGGACGGCGCGCTCAAGGACGACGGCACGGCGTACACGCCGACCGACCTGCGGGTGATCCAGGACTGGATCATCAAGCCGCAGCTGCGCAACGTTCCCGGCGTGGCCGAGATCAACACCATCGGCGGGTTCGCCAAGGAGTACCAGATCGCCCCCGACCCGAAACGGCTGGCGGCCCACAAATTGACGCTGACCGATCTGGTGACGGCGCTGGAGCGCAACAACGCCAACGTCGGCGCCGGCTACATCGAGCGCAGCGGCGAGCAGCTGCTGATCCGCGCGCCGGGGCAGGTGGCGAGCACCGAAGACATCGCCAATATCGTGATGGCCAACGTCGACGGCACGCCGATCCGGGTGAGGAACGTGGCCACCGTCGACATCGGCCGCGAACTGCGCAGCGGCGCCGCCACCGAAAACGGCCGCGAAGTGGTGCTCGGCACCGTGTTCATGCTGATCGGCGAGAACAGCCGCACGGTCTCCCGGGCGGTGGCCGGCAAGCTTGAGCAGATCAACCGCTCGCTGCCCAAGGGCGTGGTCGCGGTGCCGGTGTACGACCGCACGCACCTGGTGGACAAGGCCATCGCCACGGTGAAGAAAAACCTGGTGGAAGGCGCGGTGCTGGTGATCGCGATCCTGTTCCTGTTCCTGGGCAACATCCGCGCCGCGCTGATCACCGCGATGGTGATTCCGTTGTCGATGCTGTTCACCTTCACCGGCATGTTCACCAACAAGGTCAGCGCCAACCTCATGAGCCTGGGGGCGCTGGACTTCGGCATCATCGTCGACGGCGCCGTGGTGATCGTGGAGAACACCCTGCGCCGGCTGGCCCACGCGCAGCAGCATCACGGGCGGCTGTTGACCCGTTCCGAGCGTTTCCATGAGGTGTTCGCGGCGGCGAAGGAGGCACGGCGCCCGCTGATCTTCGGCCAGTTGATCATCATGGTCGTGTACCTGCCGATCTTCGCCTTGAGCGGGGTGGAAGGCAAAATGTTCCATCCGATGGCGTTCACCGTGGTCATCGCGCTACTCGGTGCGATGTTGCTGTCGGTGACGTTCGTGCCGGCGGCCATTGCGTTGTTCGTCACCGGTAAGGTCAAGGAGGAAGAGGGCGCGGTCATGCGGGGCGCGCGCCGGGCGTACGCGCCGGCGCTGGCCTGGGTGATGGGCCACCGCAAGGCGGCGCTGGGCCTGGCGCTGGGCGTGGTGGTGTTCAGCGGCGCGGTGGCCGCACGCATGGGCAGCGAATTCGTGCCGAGCCTCAGCGAAGGCGATTTCGCCCTGCAGGCCTTGCGCGTGCCGGGCACCAGCCTGACCCAGTCGGTGGACATGCAGCAGCGCCTGGAAACCCTGATCCTGGGCAAGGTGCCGGAAGTCGAGCGGGTGTTCGCCCGCACCGGCACCGCCGAAATCGCCTCCGACCCGATGCCGCCGAACATCTCCGACAGTTACGTGATGCTCAAGCCCAAGGACCAGTGGCCGGATCCGGGCAAGTCCCGCGACACCCTGATGGCCGAACTGCAACAGGCGGCGGCGACCTTGCCGGGCAGCAACTATGAGCTGTCGCAGCCGATCCAGCTGCGTTTCAACGAGCTGATCTCCGGCGTGCGCAGCGACGTGGCGGTCAAGGTGTTCGGTGACGACATGGACGTGCTCAACGCCACGGCGGCGAAGATTGCGGCGTCGATGCAAAAGGTCAGCGGCGCGTCCGAGGTCAAGGTCGAGCAGACCACCGGGCTGCCGGTGCTGACCATCAACATCGACCGCGACAAGGCCGCCCGCTACGGGCTCAACGTGGGCGATGTGCAGGACACCATCGCGGTGGCGGTCGGCGGGCGTCAGGCCGGCACGCTGTATGAAGGCGACCGGCGGTTCGACATGGTCGTGCGCCTGTCCGACGCCATGCGCAAGGACATCGACGGCCTGTCGGCGCTGCTGATCCCGGTGCCGGCGCTCAACGGCGCCGCCGACCGGGTCGGGTTCATCGCACTCAAGGAGGTCGCCAGCCTCGACCTGGTGCTGGGGCCCAATCAGGTGAGCCGTGAGAACGGCAAGCGTCTGGTGATCGTCAGCGCCAACGTGCGCGGGCGTGACATCGGCTCGTTCGTCAGCGAGGCCGCCGAGGCGATCGGGCGCGATGTGCAGGTTCCGGCCGGTTACTGGACGAGCTGGGGCGGCCAGTTCGAACAGTTGCAGTCGGCGGCCAAGCGTCTGCAGGTCGTCGTGCCGGTGGCGCTGCTGCTGGTGTTCGGGCTGCTGTTCATGATGTTCAACAACCTCAAGGACGGCCTGCTGGTGTTCACCGGCATTCCGTTTGCGCTGACCGGCGGCGTCATGGCCCTGTGGCTGCGGGACATCCCGCTGTCGATCTCGGCGGGCGTCGGTTTCATCGCCTTGTCGGGGGTGGCGGTGCTCAACGGGCTGGTGATGATCGCGTTCATCCGCAACCTGCGGGAAGAGGGACGCTCACTGGCCGAGGCGATCGACGAGGGTGCGCTGACGCGGCTGCGGCCGGTGCTGATGACGGCGCTGGTGGCGTCCCTGGGCTTCATTCCCATGGCCCTGGCCACCGGCACCGGCGCGGAGGTGCAGCGCCCGCTGGCCACGGTGGTGATCGGCGGGATTCTGTCCTCGACCGTGCTCACGCTGCTGATCCTGCCGCTGCTCTACCGCCTGGCCCACCGCCGGGACGAGGACGCGACCCCAGGCCGATAG